A region of Frederiksenia canicola DNA encodes the following proteins:
- the fabA gene encoding bifunctional 3-hydroxydecanoyl-ACP dehydratase/trans-2-decenoyl-ACP isomerase, with the protein MNNCTPNIKSSYDYEDLLASGRGELFGKEGPQLPAPIMLMMDRITKMSQTDGLFEKGYIEAELDIHKDLFFFDCHFIGDPVMPGCLGLDAMWQLVGFYLGWIGGKGKGRALGVGEVKFTGQVLPSAKKVVYRIHMKRVINRKLVMGVADGEVEVDGRVIYTATDLKVGLFQDTTSF; encoded by the coding sequence ATGAACAACTGTACACCTAACATCAAATCGAGCTATGACTATGAAGATTTACTTGCTTCTGGCCGTGGTGAACTCTTCGGAAAAGAAGGCCCTCAATTGCCCGCCCCTATCATGTTGATGATGGATAGAATCACAAAAATGAGCCAAACAGATGGCTTATTTGAAAAAGGTTATATCGAAGCAGAGTTAGACATTCACAAAGATCTCTTTTTCTTTGACTGCCACTTTATTGGCGATCCTGTTATGCCTGGTTGCTTAGGCTTAGATGCTATGTGGCAATTAGTTGGATTTTATCTTGGCTGGATTGGTGGAAAAGGCAAAGGTAGAGCACTAGGTGTTGGTGAAGTTAAGTTTACGGGGCAAGTGCTACCGTCGGCTAAAAAAGTGGTTTACCGCATTCACATGAAACGAGTCATCAATCGTAAATTAGTCATGGGAGTTGCTGACGGAGAAGTAGAAGTTGATGGCCGAGTTATTTATACCGCAACTGATCTCAAAGTCGGTTTATTCCAAGATACCACATCTTTCTAA
- a CDS encoding pilus assembly FimT family protein, which yields MYRAITLINLLITLAIIAITFSFFSPSLYQIQEPILLNNEIDKIKAFIYQIQTQARYHKQHYSVSISQNNANWCMIAIAKNNRKETACNCLMLKSCNITDRYYVYQPISHKVKLKSNSLYPKVFMNIDGVTGRLETVCLGVNLNESHRVIQFDSSGVINVAQQNKRTKCR from the coding sequence ATGTATCGAGCTATTACTCTTATTAATTTATTAATTACGTTAGCAATAATAGCGATTACTTTTTCTTTCTTTTCGCCTTCCCTTTATCAAATTCAAGAGCCCATTCTACTGAATAATGAAATAGATAAAATTAAAGCATTTATTTATCAGATTCAAACGCAAGCACGTTACCATAAGCAACATTATTCTGTCAGCATCAGTCAAAATAATGCAAATTGGTGCATGATTGCAATTGCAAAAAATAATCGAAAAGAGACCGCTTGTAATTGCCTAATGCTGAAGAGTTGTAACATTACCGATAGATATTATGTGTACCAGCCTATTTCACATAAAGTTAAATTAAAAAGTAATAGTTTATATCCTAAAGTTTTTATGAATATTGATGGTGTGACTGGTCGATTAGAAACTGTCTGTTTAGGCGTTAATCTAAATGAATCACATCGGGTCATACAATTTGATTCAAGTGGAGTCATTAATGTGGCACAACAAAATAAACGAACTAAATGCCGTTAG
- a CDS encoding DUF2572 family protein, with protein sequence MNRLKKGSVLLVSLSILIGLLAIFFLAKEELFVLYRNTQGYQYNYLSDKIFLIHHLRENVEKTCQKEKKEQISYSYNSLRYKFNCEFQSIFKKPKPTKEKYIQFTHLDDILNVSHYMEKIYRIHSLSELPKSSESNPQVVIALNDIDGALQENFYGIIITDYYFDVRGKYKIFGALYSSFNNQREERNLTYRRKVIDNIEQQFSHWEYLENSRHLLE encoded by the coding sequence ATGAATAGATTAAAAAAAGGTAGTGTATTATTAGTGTCACTCAGTATATTGATAGGACTGTTAGCCATCTTCTTTTTAGCTAAAGAAGAACTTTTTGTGTTATACAGAAATACGCAGGGGTATCAGTATAATTATCTTTCAGATAAGATTTTTCTAATTCATCATCTGAGAGAAAATGTTGAGAAAACTTGTCAGAAAGAGAAAAAAGAACAGATTTCCTATTCTTACAATAGCTTGCGATATAAATTTAATTGTGAGTTTCAGTCTATCTTTAAGAAACCGAAACCAACAAAAGAAAAATATATTCAGTTTACGCATCTTGATGACATTTTAAACGTGTCTCATTATATGGAAAAAATATATAGAATTCATTCCTTATCAGAATTGCCAAAGAGTTCAGAAAGTAATCCTCAAGTTGTTATTGCATTAAATGATATTGATGGTGCATTGCAAGAAAACTTCTATGGAATAATAATTACAGATTATTATTTTGATGTGAGAGGGAAGTATAAAATATTTGGAGCGTTGTATTCATCATTTAATAATCAAAGAGAAGAGCGTAATTTAACCTATCGTCGAAAAGTAATTGATAATATTGAACAACAATTTTCTCATTGGGAATATTTAGAAAACTCAAGGCATTTATTAGAATAA
- a CDS encoding DUF5374 domain-containing protein, which yields MKQYFRAESYITLLVAISLFAIIFLVYSQWQTQQHHRAHFLYQQQQALQIADNQLALLLAGQSCKRSVSQNNLQFFIECNDKQLKIRFPLGEINIANP from the coding sequence ATGAAACAGTATTTTAGAGCGGAGAGTTACATCACGTTATTAGTGGCGATCAGTTTATTTGCAATAATTTTTTTAGTTTATAGTCAGTGGCAAACACAACAACATCATCGAGCTCATTTTTTGTATCAACAGCAGCAAGCTCTCCAGATTGCAGATAATCAACTTGCACTACTGTTGGCTGGGCAAAGCTGCAAGCGGTCAGTTTCTCAAAATAATTTGCAATTCTTTATTGAATGTAATGATAAACAACTTAAGATTCGCTTTCCACTTGGCGAAATAAATATTGCAAATCCTTAG
- the recC gene encoding exodeoxyribonuclease V subunit gamma — MFTVYYSNQITHNKDLLIEILKQDPNPNPFSQETVLVQSLGMAQWLQMQLAEKIGVAGNIQFPYPTNFLWQQYRLLFPELPKENIFDRQIMVWWLMRLLPNYLHLPEFSSLSHYLKEAEQLKQYQLAEKIAALFDQYLVYRPHWLVYWEENQLDKVLNEMRNSISFHSKNLPEIETNMQWQAILWNALVKEIKKQTSEIIFNTSHRAYLQEHYFNKLDNLTLLEKEMLPKRIFIFGISYLPQTQLSVLKKLSEYCHIHLFFTNPSEFYWANDREDKVLARLALKKHISKDELAALFSEQGNPLLTSWGKQGKEFLNLLTEYELQSIDYFQPLAEKSLLHQIKNAILNSEYQSELVLDSHDESVQIHSCHSKMREIEVLHNQLLYLFEQYPELSPKDIIVMSADIDSYAPYINAVFSVYERTDARFIPFTLSDQKVNYIDPIISSFLNLLSIKERKFTVEEIFSFFDIQAIREKYQLSDIQLGLLREWVELSGIRAGLNQQNPTWANYNSWENGLNRLLLGTSLKAENNPWQGLLAFNESYGLAAEIIGSLAKFIENLTAWVTFVHKPHTLFDWKTKLIEIVDQFYQSNTEHSATILTIYEVIETFSSRVEQTNFSEEIEIDIISSVFEQQLSEQRNNLNFLVGKVNFCTLLPMRAIPFKVVCLLGMNEGEFPRQQVLNNFDLMQYAPQKGDRAKRDDDRYLFLESLLSAQDIFYISYIGQSLKDSQPKLPSILVSQLIDYIDERLIDDKTLVVNNHPMTVFSPNNFINSNAYDKEWLKAKNQYSQSDEFLIHLGSRAELPGEIELSELINYIQSPLKWFFNNQLGIYLESYDQEIKESENFYLSALDKFNLLAGLLNIDLQHLSQFFENAKLKGELPACRFAEVSQEELHSSISMLHQVLSPYLMEPADMIEVNLSLQSSQYAVKLVANVQNKFDDHIIQWRVGDLRDKDIIYCWLNYLVLKASNSQIARFQFYYRTGKDVGYLSFKSISPDEARNILACYIEDYLASFKQLRWAITQDIADYLKKSAAGKTSEIELCQTTMQSSSDVYLKRILVQSDQLDYLDIHQRTLNWFEPMMQHIEKETK, encoded by the coding sequence ATGTTTACTGTTTATTACTCCAACCAAATTACTCACAATAAAGATCTGCTGATCGAAATTCTAAAACAAGATCCAAATCCAAACCCATTTAGCCAAGAAACCGTGCTTGTGCAAAGTTTAGGAATGGCACAATGGCTACAAATGCAGCTTGCTGAGAAAATAGGGGTGGCGGGTAATATTCAATTTCCTTATCCTACCAACTTTCTATGGCAACAATATCGTTTACTCTTTCCCGAATTGCCGAAAGAAAATATTTTTGATCGCCAAATTATGGTTTGGTGGTTAATGCGATTATTACCCAATTACTTACATTTGCCAGAATTTAGCTCCTTATCGCATTATTTAAAAGAGGCGGAACAATTAAAACAATATCAATTAGCTGAGAAAATTGCGGCATTATTTGACCAATATTTAGTTTATCGTCCCCATTGGCTTGTTTATTGGGAAGAAAACCAATTAGATAAGGTTTTAAATGAAATGCGTAATAGTATCTCTTTTCATAGTAAAAACCTACCTGAAATTGAAACAAATATGCAATGGCAAGCGATTTTATGGAATGCTTTAGTTAAGGAAATTAAAAAGCAGACATCGGAAATTATTTTTAATACTTCTCACCGAGCCTATTTGCAAGAGCATTATTTTAATAAATTAGATAACTTGACTTTGTTAGAAAAAGAAATGCTACCAAAACGTATTTTTATATTTGGTATTTCCTATTTGCCACAAACCCAATTATCGGTATTAAAGAAATTAAGTGAGTATTGCCACATACATTTGTTTTTTACGAATCCAAGTGAGTTTTATTGGGCAAATGATAGAGAAGATAAAGTATTAGCAAGATTAGCGTTAAAAAAGCATATCAGTAAAGATGAGTTAGCCGCATTATTTTCAGAACAAGGTAATCCATTATTAACCAGCTGGGGGAAACAAGGAAAAGAGTTTCTGAATTTGCTTACAGAATATGAATTGCAAAGTATAGACTATTTCCAACCGCTTGCAGAAAAAAGTTTACTTCATCAAATTAAAAATGCAATTTTAAATTCAGAATATCAATCTGAATTAGTATTAGACTCTCATGATGAGTCTGTTCAGATTCACTCTTGTCATAGCAAAATGCGAGAGATTGAAGTATTACATAATCAGTTATTATATTTATTTGAACAATATCCTGAACTTTCACCAAAAGACATTATTGTGATGTCGGCAGATATTGACAGTTATGCCCCTTATATTAATGCCGTATTTTCTGTTTATGAACGTACTGATGCTAGATTTATTCCATTCACGTTATCTGACCAAAAAGTCAATTATATTGATCCCATTATTTCTAGCTTTCTAAATTTATTATCAATTAAAGAACGGAAATTTACTGTTGAGGAGATCTTTTCATTCTTTGATATTCAGGCAATTCGAGAAAAATATCAATTGTCCGATATTCAGCTAGGCTTATTAAGGGAATGGGTTGAGCTATCTGGAATTCGGGCTGGGCTGAATCAACAAAACCCAACGTGGGCGAATTATAACTCGTGGGAAAATGGGTTAAATCGTTTATTGCTTGGTACAAGCCTTAAAGCGGAAAATAACCCATGGCAAGGTCTGTTAGCCTTTAATGAAAGTTATGGCTTAGCGGCGGAAATAATCGGATCACTTGCAAAATTTATTGAAAATCTGACCGCTTGGGTAACATTTGTTCATAAGCCACACACATTATTTGATTGGAAAACGAAACTTATTGAAATAGTTGATCAGTTTTATCAATCAAATACAGAGCATTCAGCAACGATATTAACGATCTATGAGGTAATTGAAACTTTCTCAAGCCGAGTAGAACAGACGAATTTTAGTGAAGAAATCGAGATTGACATTATTTCTTCAGTATTTGAACAGCAATTAAGTGAGCAGCGTAATAATTTAAATTTTCTTGTTGGTAAAGTGAATTTTTGTACGTTGTTACCGATGAGAGCGATTCCTTTTAAAGTAGTCTGTTTACTGGGTATGAATGAAGGTGAGTTTCCTCGTCAGCAAGTATTAAATAATTTCGATTTAATGCAATATGCTCCACAAAAAGGTGATCGTGCTAAACGTGATGATGATCGTTATCTTTTTTTAGAATCGTTATTGTCTGCTCAAGATATTTTTTATATTAGTTATATTGGACAATCTTTAAAGGATAGCCAACCAAAATTACCTTCTATTTTAGTGTCACAATTAATTGATTATATAGATGAAAGGTTAATTGATGATAAGACGTTAGTGGTCAATAATCACCCGATGACTGTTTTTAGTCCAAATAATTTTATCAATAGCAATGCTTATGATAAAGAGTGGTTGAAAGCAAAAAATCAATATTCACAATCGGATGAGTTTTTAATTCATTTGGGAAGTCGTGCTGAGTTGCCAGGTGAAATTGAGTTATCAGAATTAATAAATTATATTCAATCACCTTTAAAATGGTTCTTCAATAACCAGTTAGGTATTTATTTGGAGAGTTATGATCAAGAAATAAAGGAATCAGAAAATTTTTATCTTTCTGCGCTAGATAAGTTCAATTTATTAGCTGGATTGTTAAATATAGATTTACAGCATTTATCACAGTTCTTTGAGAATGCAAAATTAAAAGGGGAACTACCCGCTTGTCGTTTTGCCGAAGTTAGCCAAGAAGAGTTACATAGCTCAATTTCTATGCTACATCAAGTATTATCTCCTTATTTAATGGAGCCGGCGGATATGATAGAGGTTAACTTATCGCTCCAATCTTCTCAATATGCTGTTAAGTTAGTCGCGAATGTTCAAAATAAATTTGATGATCATATCATTCAATGGCGTGTAGGAGATTTGCGAGATAAAGATATTATTTATTGTTGGTTAAATTATCTGGTATTAAAAGCAAGTAATAGCCAGATTGCTCGTTTTCAATTTTATTATCGAACAGGGAAAGACGTAGGCTATTTGTCTTTTAAATCAATTTCGCCTGATGAGGCGAGAAATATATTGGCTTGCTATATTGAAGATTATTTAGCCAGTTTCAAACAACTTAGGTGGGCAATAACGCAAGATATTGCGGATTATTTGAAAAAATCGGCTGCGGGAAAAACTTCTGAAATAGAGCTGTGTCAAACCACAATGCAATCAAGTAGTGATGTATATTTAAAACGCATATTGGTTCAATCAGATCAATTAGATTATCTCGATATACATCAACGTACATTAAATTGGTTTGAACCAATGATGCAACATATTGAAAAGGAGACCAAATGA
- the ptrA gene encoding pitrilysin: protein MKKSFLTYSLQAILALGIVHSTAIFANVSPNQAGNNAVMQQQQGFELLNVTINKSPTDKAIYQGIRLANGMEVLLISDEKANKSLMSVGLPMGSMEDPIQQQGLAHYLEHMILMGSKSFPETNSLDGFLTKNGGYNNAYTASDRTVYFLEVNNNAFDEAVARLSDAFAAPLLSETNAKKEVNAVNAEMVRAKSSDGFLMHDVNLATANPNHPITKFAVGNKITLSDKEGSKLQDELVKFYQQYYSANLMKAVLYSNQPIEKLAKLAESTLGKVTNKQLSVPKMEMPFFRDEDKSVIIDYKPVKPNKMLVLSFDMPEDKAQFKHKTAEYLAYVFNNNSEGTLSDYLIKQGLSDSGIQSSGNDDVSRNRGDFSFYISLADKGLAEKDKIISLVFQQIEKIKQAGIQQSYFDELKESLSQEFQHLQVEKSGRYVAGLASQMINYPLEHIIDQSYIVESMDKSAIQAKLAEMNIDNVRIILVNDKAKTDKKTKYFEAPYALNKITAEQKKQWLDFSKNPEIKLPELNPYFATDFSLNKVDQDRLIPKLIEQGKGTQIYAMGSHYFPTEPKANVLVNFAIEPKVVDIKQQVASVLLGYMADLAQTKIEFQSSVAGMESGFQLSENGLGISANGYTQNLSKLINDKIQQFSQFELTENMLDQAKQRYIEALDKLDKENSLTQANSVYSDLAKFPYFTPEKKREVLNEITLSDVQNLRNKLLTQATSVSALSLGNLSDDQVKSLISETEKTIKNNHGNFEKKQYVDINQSQRKINVIKKVPHQDNALTIVYYPNNYAEIDGISRAMLIKDIISRWYFDDLRTDKQLGYVVHAAMNRIGKTSGLHFLVQSPTASIQTIQQHNERFFKETLEKLQKMSAEEFEKYRSSLIEVLNHKPESLEQEMSEFSLDFSRGNPNFDHKPKIIERVKGLSKQDLIEFYQQAVIDQSGFVFAGQAIGVNEKINQPAEFNGFEKISNIEKLQSEFELKQY, encoded by the coding sequence ATGAAAAAATCATTTCTAACATATAGTTTGCAGGCCATTTTAGCTTTAGGGATCGTTCATTCAACCGCCATTTTTGCCAATGTTAGCCCAAATCAGGCGGGGAATAATGCAGTAATGCAGCAACAGCAAGGCTTTGAGCTGCTCAATGTGACGATTAATAAAAGCCCAACAGACAAGGCAATTTATCAGGGAATTCGTTTAGCTAATGGCATGGAAGTGCTGCTGATTTCCGATGAAAAAGCGAATAAATCCTTGATGTCGGTCGGCCTGCCAATGGGGTCAATGGAAGACCCAATACAGCAGCAAGGGCTTGCTCACTATCTTGAGCATATGATTCTAATGGGCTCGAAATCCTTCCCCGAAACCAATAGTTTAGATGGTTTTTTGACGAAAAACGGCGGCTATAATAATGCTTACACCGCTTCAGATCGCACTGTGTATTTTTTAGAAGTGAACAACAACGCTTTTGATGAAGCCGTTGCTCGCTTATCTGACGCTTTTGCAGCCCCATTATTATCCGAAACCAATGCGAAGAAAGAGGTTAATGCCGTTAATGCCGAAATGGTGAGAGCAAAATCAAGCGATGGTTTTTTAATGCACGATGTCAATTTAGCCACTGCGAACCCAAATCACCCGATTACGAAATTTGCGGTTGGAAATAAAATTACCTTATCGGATAAAGAAGGCAGTAAATTACAAGACGAATTAGTGAAATTTTATCAGCAATATTATTCCGCAAATTTAATGAAAGCGGTGTTATATTCGAATCAGCCAATTGAAAAATTAGCAAAATTAGCGGAAAGCACCTTGGGAAAAGTCACGAATAAACAATTATCGGTTCCAAAAATGGAAATGCCATTTTTTAGAGATGAAGATAAAAGTGTCATTATTGATTATAAACCAGTGAAGCCAAATAAAATGTTAGTGCTTTCATTCGATATGCCAGAAGATAAAGCGCAATTTAAACATAAAACGGCAGAGTATTTAGCCTATGTATTTAATAATAACAGCGAGGGTACCTTATCGGATTATTTAATTAAACAGGGCTTGTCCGATAGTGGCATTCAATCTAGTGGAAATGATGATGTTAGCCGCAACCGTGGGGATTTTAGTTTTTATATTTCATTAGCCGATAAAGGATTAGCTGAGAAAGATAAAATTATTTCGCTTGTTTTCCAACAAATTGAAAAAATCAAACAAGCTGGTATTCAACAAAGTTATTTTGATGAATTAAAAGAGAGTTTAAGCCAAGAATTTCAACATTTACAAGTAGAAAAAAGTGGTCGATATGTTGCAGGTTTAGCGAGCCAGATGATCAATTACCCGCTCGAACATATTATCGATCAAAGCTATATTGTTGAAAGTATGGATAAATCTGCTATTCAAGCAAAATTAGCAGAAATGAATATCGATAATGTACGAATTATATTGGTGAATGATAAAGCCAAAACCGATAAAAAGACCAAATATTTTGAAGCACCTTATGCTCTGAATAAAATTACCGCAGAGCAGAAAAAACAGTGGTTAGATTTCAGCAAAAACCCTGAAATTAAATTACCTGAACTAAATCCTTACTTTGCAACGGATTTCTCTTTAAATAAGGTCGATCAAGATCGCCTAATTCCAAAACTGATTGAACAAGGCAAAGGCACACAAATTTATGCCATGGGCAGCCATTATTTCCCGACAGAGCCGAAGGCGAATGTACTCGTGAATTTTGCTATTGAACCTAAAGTGGTTGATATTAAACAGCAAGTAGCTAGCGTGTTATTAGGCTATATGGCAGATCTAGCCCAAACAAAAATTGAATTTCAATCTAGCGTTGCGGGAATGGAATCAGGCTTTCAATTAAGTGAAAATGGTTTAGGTATTAGTGCAAATGGTTATACTCAAAATTTGTCAAAATTAATTAACGATAAAATTCAACAATTTAGCCAGTTTGAATTAACAGAAAATATGTTAGATCAAGCTAAACAGCGTTATATCGAAGCCCTTGACAAGTTAGATAAAGAAAATTCATTGACACAAGCTAACTCTGTGTATAGTGATCTTGCAAAATTTCCTTATTTCACGCCAGAGAAGAAGCGTGAGGTATTAAATGAAATTACTTTATCTGATGTACAAAATTTACGAAATAAGTTATTAACTCAAGCAACTAGTGTTTCAGCATTATCACTTGGGAATTTATCTGATGATCAAGTAAAAAGTTTAATCTCAGAAACAGAAAAAACCATTAAAAATAACCATGGTAATTTTGAGAAGAAACAATATGTCGACATTAACCAAAGTCAACGTAAAATTAATGTAATTAAGAAAGTCCCCCATCAAGATAATGCGTTAACTATTGTGTATTATCCAAATAATTATGCAGAAATTGATGGAATCAGCCGAGCAATGTTAATAAAAGATATTATCTCTCGCTGGTATTTTGATGATTTACGTACTGACAAGCAGCTTGGCTATGTTGTGCACGCAGCTATGAATCGAATTGGCAAAACATCGGGATTACATTTCCTTGTTCAAAGCCCAACAGCATCTATTCAGACGATTCAACAGCATAATGAACGTTTCTTTAAAGAGACCTTAGAGAAGCTACAAAAAATGTCTGCCGAAGAATTTGAGAAATATCGCAGTAGTTTGATCGAGGTGCTTAATCATAAACCAGAATCACTTGAACAAGAGATGAGTGAGTTTAGCCTTGACTTTAGTCGTGGTAATCCGAATTTTGATCATAAGCCGAAAATCATTGAACGAGTGAAGGGGCTATCGAAACAAGATTTGATCGAGTTTTATCAACAAGCGGTCATTGATCAAAGCGGCTTTGTTTTTGCTGGCCAAGCGATTGGGGTAAATGAAAAAATCAATCAGCCCGCAGAATTTAATGGCTTTGAAAAAATCTCGAATATCGAGAAACTGCAAAGCGAATTTGAATTGAAGCAGTACTAA
- a CDS encoding FKBP-type peptidyl-prolyl cis-trans isomerase: MSLNLDSVKLDSLEAQGGYGIGLQIGQQLISSGLDVEPEAVVKGIFDVLNQNGPALDINTVTNALQELQQRAEAAQLEAFKALEEEGKAFLAENKKHAAVKETASGLQYEILTEGTGKVPAKTDKVRVHYTGSLIDGTVFDSSVKRGTPAEFPVTGVIAGWVEALQMMPVGSKWRLTIPHNLAYGERGAGASIPPFSTLIFEVELLDIV, encoded by the coding sequence ATGTCTTTAAATTTAGATTCAGTAAAATTAGACAGCCTTGAAGCACAAGGCGGATACGGTATCGGCTTACAAATCGGTCAGCAACTTATTAGCAGCGGTTTAGACGTGGAGCCAGAAGCGGTGGTAAAAGGTATTTTCGATGTACTTAACCAAAACGGGCCAGCGTTAGACATCAACACCGTGACCAACGCGTTACAAGAGTTGCAACAACGTGCGGAGGCGGCACAGCTTGAAGCGTTCAAAGCATTGGAAGAAGAAGGCAAAGCATTCTTAGCAGAGAATAAAAAACACGCGGCAGTGAAAGAAACCGCAAGCGGCTTGCAATATGAGATTTTAACCGAAGGTACGGGCAAGGTGCCTGCGAAAACCGACAAAGTGCGTGTGCATTACACTGGTTCATTGATCGATGGCACCGTGTTCGACAGCTCGGTAAAACGTGGCACCCCTGCAGAATTCCCTGTCACTGGCGTGATCGCAGGTTGGGTTGAAGCGTTACAAATGATGCCTGTCGGCTCAAAATGGCGTTTAACCATTCCACATAACCTCGCCTACGGCGAGCGTGGTGCCGGGGCATCAATCCCACCATTCAGCACCTTGATTTTTGAAGTGGAATTATTAGACATCGTTTAA
- the menB gene encoding 1,4-dihydroxy-2-naphthoyl-CoA synthase, producing the protein MQNPKDDVLYAPVEWADHSEGYTDILYHKSADGIAKITINRPEVRNAFRPQTVKEMIQAFSDARFDEKIGVIVLTGQGEKAFCSGGDQKVRGDYGGYKDESGVHHLNVLDFQRDIRSCPKPVVAMVAGYAIGGGHVLHMLCDLTIAAENAIFGQTGPKVGSFDGGWGASYMARIVGQKKAREIWFLCRQYDAKEALEMGLVNTVVPYVDLEKETVRWCREMLRNSPIALRCLKAALNADCDGQAGLQELAGNATMLFYMTEEGQEGRNAFNEKRAPDFSKFKRNP; encoded by the coding sequence ATGCAAAATCCAAAAGATGATGTGCTTTACGCCCCAGTCGAATGGGCGGATCACAGCGAAGGTTATACCGATATTCTCTATCACAAATCGGCTGATGGGATTGCGAAAATCACCATTAACCGTCCAGAAGTTCGCAATGCGTTCCGCCCGCAAACCGTCAAAGAGATGATTCAGGCGTTTTCCGATGCTCGTTTTGATGAAAAAATCGGCGTGATCGTGCTAACAGGGCAAGGTGAAAAAGCGTTCTGTTCTGGCGGTGACCAAAAAGTACGTGGTGACTACGGCGGTTATAAAGACGAAAGTGGCGTGCATCACTTAAATGTGTTGGATTTCCAACGGGATATTCGTAGCTGCCCGAAACCGGTGGTGGCAATGGTGGCAGGCTATGCTATCGGTGGTGGGCATGTTCTGCATATGCTGTGCGATTTAACGATTGCCGCAGAAAATGCAATTTTTGGACAGACGGGTCCAAAAGTCGGTTCATTTGACGGCGGCTGGGGAGCAAGCTATATGGCACGCATTGTTGGTCAGAAAAAAGCCCGCGAAATTTGGTTCTTATGCCGTCAATACGATGCTAAAGAAGCGTTAGAAATGGGGTTAGTTAATACCGTTGTGCCTTATGTAGATTTAGAAAAAGAGACAGTGCGTTGGTGTCGTGAAATGTTACGAAACAGTCCAATTGCCTTGCGTTGCTTGAAAGCGGCATTAAATGCGGATTGTGACGGTCAGGCTGGCTTGCAAGAGTTGGCGGGTAACGCCACGATGTTGTTCTATATGACTGAGGAAGGTCAAGAAGGTCGCAACGCATTTAATGAAAAACGGGCACCTGATTTCAGTAAATTCAAACGCAATCCATAA